CCGGCGGTAATAGAGGCTTTGGGCCGGTTTAAAACCAATATTGACTCAGGTCAGTTTCAGGCAATTCAATACGCTGCTATGGCTGGATTAAACGGCCCCCAGGAAATTGTGGCGACCAATAATGAAATATACCGTGAGCGTAGGGACATTGTTGTGGATGGGCTAAATGCCATGGGCTGGAGTCTAGAAAAACCCAAAGCGACTTTTTACATTTGGGCGCCGGTTCCTAAAGGATTTACTTCGGCCTCCTTTGCAGAGTATGTTATCGAAAGGGCCGGTGTAGTCATAACACCTGGCAATGGTTACGGGGAACAGGGAGAAGGATATTTCCGTATATCCATTACAATACCCAAGGAACGTATTGCTGAAGCGCTAGAACGTATGAAAAATAATATTGGCAAGGTTGAATTTTAAAAATAGATTTGCCAAATTAAAATTGAAAAGTGGGAGAGAATAATATGAAATTGTCACAACGAGCTTTGGGAATTAGCCCTTCACCTACCCTGGCCATTGACAGCAAAGCCAAACAAATGAAAGCAAATGGCATTAAAGTGATAAGTTTTGGTGTTGGCGAACCGGATTTTGACACACCGGAAAACATAAAAGAAGCTGGTATAGAGGCCATTAAGGCTGGCGAAACCCGTTATACACCTGCGGGAGGAACACTGAAACTAAAACAAGCCATTGTAGACAAGTTTCTCGGGGAAAACGGCCTAGAATACCAGACAAACCAGATAGCTGTATCCGTAGGTGCAAAACATTCGCTATATAATGCCTTTCAAGTCCTATGCGAGCCTGGGGATGAAGTGATTTTACCTGCTCCCTACTGGGTTAGTTACATCGAACAAATTAAGTTGTCTGGGGCCCAAGCGGTTATTGTACAGGCTCGGCAGGATAATGATTTTAAGTTAACACCACAAGAATTGGAACAGGCCATAACTCCTCGCACGAGGGTTCTCTTATTGAACAGCCCCAGCAACCCCACTGGTTCTGTTTATACTCGGGAAGAACTGGCGGCTTTAGGAGAAGTAATACTTAAACATCAGATTACGGTTATTTCCGATGAGATATATGAAAAACTACTCTATGATGGTATGGGGCATGTGAGCATTGCCTCCATCAGCCCTGAATTAAAGGAAAGTACGATTATTGTCAATGGGGTATCCAAGGCCTACGCCATGACTGGCTGGCGAATTGGTTATGTTGCTGCTCCGGCACCGGTGGCTAAAGCCATCAGTGATTTACAATCGCATTCAACTTCGAACCCCACTTCCATAGCTCAGGCTGCCAGTGTGGCTGCACTTAATGGGCCCCAGGATGCTGTGTATGCTATGGTTGAAGAGTTTGAGAAACGTCGTAATTATATGTTGGAACGGGTGTCTGCGCTGCCTGGTATCACCTGTCCCAAACCAAATGGCGCCTTCTACCTTTATCCCAATGTAAGTGCGTATTTTGGTAAGAGTTATCAAGGAAAGCTAGTAAACAATGCCACTGATTTGGCCAACCTTTGGTTAGAGGAAGTCCAAGTGGCAGCAGTTCCTGGAATTGCCTTTGGTTGTGATGATAATATTCGCCTATCCTATGCAACATCCATGGAAAATATAAAAGAGGGCTTAGATAGGATTGAAAAATTCTTAGCTGAGTTACAATAATCCAATTCTGGCATACCCCTTAAATAGTGTATTTTTAAATTGACCCGGGCAAATTATAAGTAACTTTGCCCGGGTTTTTCTATTTAAATTAAACCTTTGCCTAGCATTAAAAAGAAACGGGGGTATTATTTTGCTGGATCAACAACAAATAGAATGTTATAAAAACAAGCTATTGAATATGAGAGAACATATGCTGGACCGGATTGAGGGAATGAATGAAGGTGGGATGGGGGAGTCCATGTCAGATTCCTTTGGAGAATTATCTACCTATGATAATCACCCCGGTGACGTGGCTACGGAAATGTTTGAAAGGGGGAAGGACTTCGCATTGCGGGAAGATGCCATAACCACCCTAGGAGCCATCGATGATGCTTTGGATAAAATGGAAGAGGGCATGTACGGTATATGTGAAGTGTGTCATCAAGAAATTTCCCAGGATAGATTAGAAGCAATACCCTACACCACTCAGTGCATTGATTGTAAATCCAGGGATGAACACCTGCCGAAATCCCATGAAAGAAGTGCCGAAGAGGATGTGCTAAAAAATCCCTTTAGTCGTTCCTGGAAGGATCATGAAGATTATAATGGTTTTGACGGTGAGGATGCTTGGGAAACGGTGGCCAGATGGAACGAACATGCAGACCGATCTCAGGCAGGTTCCTATTACGGAGACGAAGAAATGATTGTTGAAGAGCACCAGGAAACCTTCGAAGATCCTGACAGTATACCCTACGAAATTGGGGAAGATGGGGTTATTTATGAATCCTTTAGGGGCAGGGATGATGATAGTTCACCAAACGAAAGAATTAACATAGGTTTTAATGAATATAAATAGTAGATAATTTTCACAATTAAAATTCTATTTTTGGGCCAGACCGGGTATAACTATGAAAAACAAGGTTATTCAACGGGTACTGGCCCTATTGCTTTAAATTACTTGTTTTTATGCATAATTTAAAGGATAATCTAAATTTAGGTAGAAAATATTATTATCATATTCAGAAGCGCTATAAAACATAGGTGGTGGGAAATTGATTAAAAGCATGACAGGATATGGCCGAGGCGAAGCTTCCGCAGAGGGGAGAAGGTTTACGGTAGAACTTAAATCTGTAAACAATCGGTTTTGCGAGGTTATTCTTCGCCAGCCTAGGTCGTTATCTCCTGTGGAGGATAGGATAAAACGAACTATACAGGGAAAAGTTACACGGGGCCGCGTAGATGGGTATATTTCCATAGAAGAAACAGGAGAAATCACACCTTCGGTAAAAGTTGACAAAGCATTGGCTGTGGCGTATCATAATGCAATGGAAGAATTGGCTGAATCTTTGTCCATGGCTGAGAAAATCTCCATAAAAGATCTGATATCGCTACCCAATGTAATCTCCCTTGAACAACCTGAAGAGAACATCGAACAATGGTACCCTGCTATCAAAGAAGCCACTAACCAAGCCCTAAACGGGTTGTTAACCATGCGACAGACTGAGGGAGAACGCCTAAAAATAGATATTTCCAGTAGGGCGACGGTTATTCAACAACTTACTGTACAAATATCGGAAAGAGCCCCTTTGGTCATACAAGAATACCGCGACAAACTATCGCAAAGATTAGCTGAATGGTTGGAGAATGGTATTATAGAAGAAGCTCGTTTAGCCGCAGAAGTGGCAGTGTTTGCAGATCGGGCAGATATATCCGAGGAAATTGTAAGATTGAACAGCCATTTAGTACAACTGTCACAGATACTTTCGGAAGGCGGTCCTGTTGGCAGGAAACTGGATTTTTTGGTTCAAGAGATGAATCGGGAAATTAACACCATAGGATCAAAGGCCAATGACTTAGTCATTACCAATGCTGTAGTGAATGCTAAAAGTGAGTTAGAAAAAATTAGAGAACAAGTTCAAAATATAGAATAATATTAGGGGGAACAGAACATGGATATAAAGCTTATTAATATTGGCTTTGGCAATATTGTTTCGGCCAACCGCATTATTGCCATAGTTAGCCCCGAATCCGCTCCTATCAAACGTATTATTACTGAAGCCAGAGACAGGGGAATGCTGATAGATGCCACTTATGGACGTCGTACTAGGGCGGTAATTATTACCGATAGTGACCATGTTATACTATCTGCTGTTCAGCCTGAAACCGTAGCAAACCGCCTGGTAAGTAAA
This genomic interval from Desulforamulus reducens MI-1 contains the following:
- a CDS encoding YicC/YloC family endoribonuclease, which gives rise to MIKSMTGYGRGEASAEGRRFTVELKSVNNRFCEVILRQPRSLSPVEDRIKRTIQGKVTRGRVDGYISIEETGEITPSVKVDKALAVAYHNAMEELAESLSMAEKISIKDLISLPNVISLEQPEENIEQWYPAIKEATNQALNGLLTMRQTEGERLKIDISSRATVIQQLTVQISERAPLVIQEYRDKLSQRLAEWLENGIIEEARLAAEVAVFADRADISEEIVRLNSHLVQLSQILSEGGPVGRKLDFLVQEMNREINTIGSKANDLVITNAVVNAKSELEKIREQVQNIE
- a CDS encoding pyridoxal phosphate-dependent aminotransferase: MKLSQRALGISPSPTLAIDSKAKQMKANGIKVISFGVGEPDFDTPENIKEAGIEAIKAGETRYTPAGGTLKLKQAIVDKFLGENGLEYQTNQIAVSVGAKHSLYNAFQVLCEPGDEVILPAPYWVSYIEQIKLSGAQAVIVQARQDNDFKLTPQELEQAITPRTRVLLLNSPSNPTGSVYTREELAALGEVILKHQITVISDEIYEKLLYDGMGHVSIASISPELKESTIIVNGVSKAYAMTGWRIGYVAAPAPVAKAISDLQSHSTSNPTSIAQAASVAALNGPQDAVYAMVEEFEKRRNYMLERVSALPGITCPKPNGAFYLYPNVSAYFGKSYQGKLVNNATDLANLWLEEVQVAAVPGIAFGCDDNIRLSYATSMENIKEGLDRIEKFLAELQ
- a CDS encoding TraR/DksA C4-type zinc finger protein; translated protein: MLDQQQIECYKNKLLNMREHMLDRIEGMNEGGMGESMSDSFGELSTYDNHPGDVATEMFERGKDFALREDAITTLGAIDDALDKMEEGMYGICEVCHQEISQDRLEAIPYTTQCIDCKSRDEHLPKSHERSAEEDVLKNPFSRSWKDHEDYNGFDGEDAWETVARWNEHADRSQAGSYYGDEEMIVEEHQETFEDPDSIPYEIGEDGVIYESFRGRDDDSSPNERINIGFNEYK
- the remA gene encoding extracellular matrix/biofilm regulator RemA — protein: MDIKLINIGFGNIVSANRIIAIVSPESAPIKRIITEARDRGMLIDATYGRRTRAVIITDSDHVILSAVQPETVANRLVSKEAAQVDEPTD